In Candidatus Thermoplasmatota archaeon, the following proteins share a genomic window:
- a CDS encoding archaellin/type IV pilin N-terminal domain-containing protein: MRANRTALRLRSERAEVGIGTMIVFIATTLVAAIAAAVLIDTSGKLQERSTRTGQETTQQVASNLMVEYIVALRDEWDGLGNLSSTLNWTQIYLGLAPGASNVDLAQMRVQVRDGHNQLIFQYSSENPWTGAALVGTFNTTAIRDADGSFTAATPVMNAGDLIRVSIANGPNGFDWGPRREVLMYLIPEVGNRVQVGFQTPASFGTDSIITLK, translated from the coding sequence ATGAGAGCCAACCGGACAGCCCTACGTTTGCGGAGCGAGCGGGCCGAGGTTGGCATCGGCACCATGATCGTGTTCATCGCGACGACGCTTGTCGCCGCGATCGCGGCCGCCGTGCTCATCGACACAAGCGGCAAGTTGCAGGAGCGCTCCACGCGCACCGGCCAGGAGACCACGCAGCAGGTGGCCAGCAACCTCATGGTCGAATACATCGTCGCCCTGCGCGACGAGTGGGACGGCCTTGGCAACCTCTCCTCCACCCTCAACTGGACCCAGATCTACCTCGGCCTTGCGCCGGGGGCAAGCAACGTGGACCTCGCGCAGATGCGCGTCCAGGTCCGCGACGGCCACAACCAGCTCATCTTCCAGTACAGCAGCGAGAACCCTTGGACGGGCGCGGCGCTCGTGGGCACCTTCAACACGACGGCGATCCGAGACGCCGACGGCTCCTTCACGGCCGCCACGCCGGTCATGAACGCGGGGGACCTCATCCGCGTCTCGATCGCCAACGGACCCAACGGGTTCGATTGGGGCCCGCGACGGGAGGTCTTGATGTACCTCATCCCCGAGGTGGGCAACCGCGTGCAGGTCGGTTTCCAGACGCCGGCGAGCTTCGGCACCGACTCCATCATTACGCTGAAGTAG
- a CDS encoding archaellin/type IV pilin N-terminal domain-containing protein — protein sequence MRANRNAIDKRRDQAEVGIGTMIVFIATVLVAAIAAAVLIDTSGKLQERSTRTGQQTTEQVASNLQVDSIIGLRDAASDAGIKDTEVYVALAPGASSVDLNELRIIVRTGAAQSVLRYVNGAASATEFSAAKVRDADGGWTAANPVMNAGDLVKLQIDNTAISQEWTPRTSVVLEFSPEVGNQIVVGFQTPNSYGGDTIIRLK from the coding sequence ATGCGGGCCAACCGCAACGCCATTGACAAGCGAAGGGACCAAGCTGAGGTCGGCATCGGCACCATGATCGTTTTCATCGCCACCGTCCTGGTGGCGGCGATCGCGGCCGCCGTCCTCATCGACACGAGCGGGAAGCTGCAGGAGCGCTCCACGCGCACCGGGCAGCAGACGACTGAGCAGGTCGCAAGCAACCTGCAGGTGGACAGCATCATCGGCCTGCGCGACGCGGCGTCCGATGCTGGCATCAAGGACACCGAGGTCTACGTGGCGCTTGCGCCCGGCGCAAGCTCGGTGGACTTGAACGAGCTGCGAATCATCGTTCGCACCGGCGCGGCCCAGTCGGTCCTCCGGTACGTGAACGGCGCCGCCTCGGCGACCGAGTTCTCGGCCGCAAAGGTGCGGGACGCCGACGGCGGCTGGACCGCCGCGAACCCCGTGATGAACGCGGGGGACCTCGTCAAGCTGCAGATCGACAACACGGCGATCAGCCAGGAATGGACCCCGCGCACGTCCGTCGTTCTCGAATTCTCGCCGGAGGTCGGCAACCAGATCGTCGTCGGCTTCCAGACGCCGAACAGCTACGGCGGGGACACCATCATCCGCCTCAAGTGA
- a CDS encoding archaellin/type IV pilin N-terminal domain-containing protein, with amino-acid sequence MRANSKAIQRFQDKAEVGIGTMIVFIATVLVAAIAAAVLIDTSGKLQERSTRTGQQTTEQVASNVQIESIVGKRNATSAAGLNETEVYITLAPGASTVDLKQLRIHLFNGTKQTVLEWSGTNLCTATATGCAANTAFATDTGAYVNATKGKYNATAVRDADGSFSFSSPVMNAGDMVKITLSLWKEGRDNNGVAREGNNMPFEPRDAVTMIFIPEIGNRVHVGFVTPATYGSDTYITLK; translated from the coding sequence ATGCGAGCCAACAGCAAGGCAATTCAACGCTTCCAAGACAAGGCCGAGGTCGGCATCGGCACCATGATCGTTTTCATCGCCACCGTCCTGGTGGCGGCGATCGCGGCCGCCGTCCTCATCGACACGAGCGGGAAGCTGCAGGAGCGCTCCACGCGCACCGGGCAGCAGACGACCGAGCAGGTGGCCAGCAACGTCCAGATCGAGAGCATCGTCGGCAAGCGCAACGCAACCTCCGCCGCCGGGCTCAACGAGACCGAGGTGTACATCACGCTGGCACCCGGCGCGAGCACGGTGGACCTGAAGCAGCTGCGCATCCACCTGTTCAACGGGACGAAGCAAACGGTGCTCGAGTGGTCCGGCACGAACCTCTGCACGGCCACCGCGACGGGCTGCGCGGCCAACACCGCGTTTGCGACCGACACGGGAGCCTACGTGAACGCGACGAAGGGCAAGTACAACGCGACGGCCGTGCGCGACGCGGACGGCTCGTTCAGCTTCTCGTCGCCGGTCATGAACGCGGGGGACATGGTGAAGATCACGCTGAGCCTCTGGAAGGAAGGCCGTGACAACAACGGCGTGGCGCGCGAGGGCAACAACATGCCCTTCGAGCCCCGCGACGCGGTCACGATGATCTTCATCCCGGAGATCGGCAACCGCGTCCACGTCGGCTTCGTGACGCCGGCCACGTACGGCTCGGACACGTACATCACCCTCAAGTAG
- a CDS encoding flagellin, whose product MGIGTMIVFIATVLIAAIAAAVLIDTSGKLQERATRAGQDTTTQVATFLSVDSIVGLRSSVSDEGLQTLEVYVSLAAGAAAMDLDPLRIQLGNGTMRLTLAYTSGAPGAGTYAAEAIRDPDGSFSAGNPAVTSGDVVRLTIELGAGANEMPLRPRDEVTMTFLPEGGAALNVGFSTPPSYGSSLIIPLK is encoded by the coding sequence GTGGGCATCGGCACGATGATCGTGTTCATCGCGACCGTGCTCATCGCGGCCATCGCCGCCGCCGTCCTCATCGACACGAGCGGCAAGCTGCAAGAACGCGCCACGCGAGCGGGGCAGGACACGACCACGCAGGTGGCCACCTTCCTCTCCGTCGACAGCATCGTGGGCCTTCGCAGCAGCGTCTCGGACGAGGGCCTCCAGACGCTCGAGGTGTACGTCTCGCTTGCCGCCGGCGCCGCGGCCATGGACCTCGACCCCCTGCGCATCCAGCTGGGCAACGGCACGATGCGCCTCACGCTTGCCTACACAAGCGGCGCGCCGGGCGCGGGAACCTACGCGGCCGAGGCGATCCGCGACCCCGACGGCTCGTTCTCCGCGGGCAATCCGGCCGTCACGTCGGGCGACGTCGTGAGGCTCACGATCGAGCTTGGAGCGGGGGCCAACGAGATGCCGCTTCGTCCGCGCGACGAGGTCACGATGACCTTCCTTCCCGAGGGGGGCGCCGCGCTCAACGTGGGATTCTCGACCCCGCCATCCTACGGATCGAGCCTCATCATCCCCCTTAAGTAG
- a CDS encoding archaellin/type IV pilin N-terminal domain-containing protein, with translation MKACRKALERNDRAEVGIGTMIVFIATVLVAAIAASVLIDTSGKLQERSTRTGQETTQQVASNLQVNSITGKRASLSEANMTMMNITLSVAPGAQSIDLSQLMIQMNTGQRVTVLGWTSGTESQGKFNTTALRDADGSFTFLNPVINAGDLVVVNINLTADSLQLSARKPMEILLVPEIGTHVRADFIAPASYGTNLVVTLR, from the coding sequence ATGAAGGCTTGCCGCAAGGCGTTGGAACGGAACGATCGCGCCGAGGTCGGGATCGGCACGATGATCGTCTTCATCGCGACGGTCCTCGTCGCCGCCATCGCCGCCTCGGTCCTCATCGACACGAGCGGGAAGCTCCAGGAGCGCTCCACGCGCACCGGCCAGGAGACGACCCAGCAGGTGGCAAGCAACCTTCAGGTCAACAGCATCACGGGCAAGCGCGCCTCCCTGTCCGAGGCGAACATGACCATGATGAACATCACGCTTAGCGTGGCTCCGGGCGCGCAGAGCATCGATCTCTCGCAGCTCATGATCCAGATGAACACCGGGCAGCGCGTGACCGTGCTCGGCTGGACGAGCGGGACGGAGTCGCAGGGCAAGTTCAACACGACGGCCCTGCGCGACGCCGACGGGTCGTTCACGTTCCTCAACCCGGTCATCAACGCGGGGGACCTCGTGGTCGTGAACATCAACCTCACGGCCGACAGCCTCCAGCTCTCGGCCCGCAAGCCCATGGAGATCCTGCTCGTGCCCGAGATCGGCACGCACGTGCGCGCCGACTTCATCGCGCCGGCAAGCTACGGCACGAACCTCGTCGTGACGCTCCGGTAG
- a CDS encoding FlaD/FlaE family flagellar protein: MFGRGKKEEGLAAAPPAAAAPAIAPAAAPAPQPPPAPPPSAPAVPPAAPVPGAAQPEPWMQDLSEKITLLAKSVDSERDTMKGFTDKVGRMEERMKFLLNLSEVLSMNYNPFLGHEEAEPFAGGANMTRPTPGNGNGVREIVPVVPEDDAPVALAVPGIAPAQPAPADAAAPAPAPPSLGLDALLPPSDPSPGSAGPAPAASALAPALSFPPMPPLMKAPSVPVSGMWKGPPGVPVAEMSAQGLRESYVTLQWFEYMLQTVEPQDLHRFIDYYREVGWIGEEVHQWMRNLAQGIAPRDESAPPSRVVDPKELVHIHMTSLRFLDYLAGNRLNEGEVVQLEHAIKRLAKRG; the protein is encoded by the coding sequence ATGTTCGGACGAGGGAAGAAGGAGGAGGGCCTCGCGGCCGCGCCGCCTGCGGCCGCCGCGCCGGCAATCGCCCCCGCGGCTGCGCCCGCGCCGCAGCCTCCCCCCGCGCCGCCGCCGTCGGCGCCCGCCGTTCCTCCCGCCGCTCCGGTTCCAGGCGCCGCGCAGCCCGAGCCGTGGATGCAGGACCTCTCCGAGAAGATCACGCTTCTGGCCAAGAGCGTCGACAGCGAGCGGGACACCATGAAGGGCTTCACCGACAAGGTGGGCCGCATGGAGGAGCGCATGAAGTTCCTCCTCAACCTCTCGGAAGTCCTCTCGATGAACTACAATCCGTTCCTCGGCCACGAGGAGGCCGAGCCCTTCGCCGGGGGCGCCAACATGACGCGCCCGACGCCGGGCAACGGAAACGGCGTCCGCGAGATCGTGCCGGTCGTGCCCGAAGACGACGCGCCCGTCGCGCTAGCCGTCCCGGGGATCGCCCCGGCTCAACCGGCGCCCGCCGACGCTGCGGCGCCCGCTCCCGCTCCGCCTTCCCTGGGCCTCGACGCGCTGCTTCCTCCCTCCGACCCGTCGCCCGGCTCCGCCGGGCCGGCCCCCGCGGCGAGCGCTCTGGCCCCGGCTCTCTCGTTCCCGCCGATGCCCCCGCTCATGAAGGCCCCATCCGTGCCCGTCTCGGGCATGTGGAAGGGCCCGCCGGGCGTGCCCGTGGCGGAGATGAGCGCGCAGGGATTGCGCGAGTCGTACGTCACGCTGCAATGGTTCGAGTACATGCTCCAGACGGTGGAGCCGCAAGACCTCCACCGCTTCATCGACTACTACCGCGAGGTGGGCTGGATCGGCGAGGAGGTGCACCAGTGGATGCGCAACCTCGCGCAGGGCATCGCGCCGCGGGACGAGTCCGCGCCGCCCTCGCGCGTGGTCGATCCCAAGGAGCTCGTCCACATCCACATGACAAGCCTCCGGTTCCTTGACTACCTCGCGGGCAACCGCCTCAACGAGGGCGAGGTCGTGCAGCTTGAACACGCGATCAAGCGCCTGGCCAAGCGCGGATAG
- a CDS encoding ATPase domain-containing protein — MQPYGFGLDRDELCERFGGGLPRGSLVIVEGEYGAGKSILSQRLSYGLVQNGHSVTYVSTELTTAGFLDQMESLKYDVEKAVVEERLVFIPVYPLLGARAPRHDLLRRVVRTQKMYTKDVILFDSFSKFLADHERMSGSSAAAMEQIEEALYLFKRLNSLGKTIVVNFESGQVRDEVASLFKESADMFLSLKFELLGNVAARRIVVNRLSRAQGRFGDVIGYRVEPGVGIVIEIKSVV, encoded by the coding sequence ATGCAGCCGTACGGCTTCGGCCTCGACCGCGACGAGCTCTGCGAGCGCTTCGGGGGCGGCCTTCCCCGCGGCTCGCTCGTCATCGTCGAGGGCGAGTACGGGGCGGGCAAGTCCATCTTAAGCCAGCGTCTTTCCTACGGCCTCGTCCAGAACGGCCACTCCGTGACCTACGTCTCGACCGAGCTCACGACGGCGGGCTTCCTCGACCAGATGGAGAGCCTCAAGTACGACGTCGAGAAGGCCGTCGTCGAGGAGCGCCTCGTCTTCATCCCCGTCTACCCGCTCCTCGGGGCGCGCGCGCCGCGTCACGACCTCCTCCGGCGCGTCGTGCGCACCCAGAAGATGTACACGAAGGACGTCATCCTCTTCGACAGCTTCTCGAAGTTCCTGGCCGACCACGAGCGCATGAGCGGCTCAAGCGCCGCGGCCATGGAGCAGATCGAGGAGGCCCTCTACCTCTTCAAGCGCCTGAACTCGCTGGGCAAGACGATCGTCGTGAACTTCGAGTCGGGCCAGGTGCGCGACGAGGTCGCAAGCCTGTTCAAGGAGAGCGCCGACATGTTCCTGTCGCTCAAGTTCGAGCTCCTGGGCAACGTGGCGGCGCGGCGCATCGTGGTGAACCGGCTGTCGCGGGCCCAGGGTCGCTTCGGCGACGTCATCGGGTACCGGGTCGAGCCGGGGGTGGGGATCGTGATCGAGATCAAGTCGGTCGTCTGA